GAAAAATGAATGTTGTTATGGGGAAAGCGAGGTTTAATGTGGGAAAACTTTTCTCTAAGGACTCGTCTTTTGAAGTTCGCACTCCCACAGCAGTGGCAGGAGTTAAAGGTACAAGTTTTATCGTTCAGGTAACGTCCGAACAGTTGACGCAACTGATGGGGTTAAGCGGAGTAGTGACTGTAACAAATATTTTACCCGGAATTGAAGGCGAAGTGCTATTGACCAGCGGCGTTATGATATCGGTTGAAGACGGCGCGCCGCCGGGCGACCCGGTCCCTATAAGTTTTGACGAACTATTGAATTTCCTCCAAAGTTCGGGACTTCTTAACGATGGTGATGATGATGGTGGGGGACAGGGAGCAGGAAATGTCGGCGGGAACAATTTTGGAAATTTTAGAGGAGGCAATCAACAGGGTGGAGGCGGACAGAATATAATTAA
Above is a genomic segment from bacterium containing:
- a CDS encoding FecR domain-containing protein — encoded protein: MNKNILGIIFVGFLLIVSVSFSLYAQESIGKVVSLTGTVEARLDEDGAWRALSKKSDIYEKDTIKTGEDSKTSIFFVDETNVSIGPETTIKIEKLLCSPAKNHREGKMNVVMGKARFNVGKLFSKDSSFEVRTPTAVAGVKGTSFIVQVTSEQLTQLMGLSGVVTVTNILPGIEGEVLLTSGVMISVEDGAPPGDPVPISFDELLNFLQSSGLLNDGDDDGGGQGAGNVGGNNFGNFRGGNQQGGGGQNIINQPLGGENLPAPLPEPPPPPESPGYEIEG